The Terriglobus sp. TAA 43 sequence CCACCCTACCTGATCCTTCCGCGCATTGGACACTCGGTGTTCTCCGTGACGAGGTCGAGGACCACATGGGGCTGACGGTGCATCCGCCGCTGCTGGAAGGCGCCAGCACACCCATGCAGGATGCTTCCACGCCTCAGCCCAGCGCGGCCGCGCGCTTCCTGGTGGAGCAGTCGAAGGGATTTTCTTCATCGAACCGGCTCACGGTACTCACCATTGGAGCAGCCACGGACACGGCTTCTGCGTTGCTGGTCGACCCGACCCTCGCAGACCGCATCCGCATCGTGGCGATGGGATTTACCAACCTCAAGCCAGAAGGTGCGGCGGAGTTTAACGTGCTGAACGATCCGCATGCGTGGCAGGCGATTCTGAAATCGCATGTGCCTGTGGTGATTGGTACGGGCGAAGTCTGCCGCCGCGATCTGTCCATGGGCTACGCTCAGGCGCAGCAGATGCTCGCAAACCACGGCCCCCTGGGCGCGTGGCTGTGGGATGAATATCGCGTCTGGTACTTCTCGCATGTCAAACCTGTACGCTCCACGGACTTCACCCACAATCACGTGATCTGGGACATCATCACAGCGGCGTATGTGCGAGGACTGGTGACAACGCGGGTGGTACCTCGACCTTCGCTGACCGATGACACGCGTTTTGCTGCAGGGCAGAACGGCGCGACGTGGGAAACCATTACGCACGTGGATACGGCAACGCTGTGGAAGGACTTCTTCGTCGATCTGGATCGCTTCACCGCAACCCACACATTGCCGCCTTACCAGCCGCGTTAAATGCGCAGAAACGCTGAAGAAACTAACATAGAGGTATGAAGCCTCGATCTCCGCTCTATGTCACCTCGCTGATTGCGGGTGCGTTCTTCATGGAGAAC is a genomic window containing:
- a CDS encoding nucleoside hydrolase, which encodes MRLAALALIFAASAANLSLEAQQAPKAPVPVILSTDTGNEVDDQWVILYLLTDPAFDVRGILSAQAPTLPDPSAHWTLGVLRDEVEDHMGLTVHPPLLEGASTPMQDASTPQPSAAARFLVEQSKGFSSSNRLTVLTIGAATDTASALLVDPTLADRIRIVAMGFTNLKPEGAAEFNVLNDPHAWQAILKSHVPVVIGTGEVCRRDLSMGYAQAQQMLANHGPLGAWLWDEYRVWYFSHVKPVRSTDFTHNHVIWDIITAAYVRGLVTTRVVPRPSLTDDTRFAAGQNGATWETITHVDTATLWKDFFVDLDRFTATHTLPPYQPR